A stretch of the Desulforamulus ferrireducens genome encodes the following:
- a CDS encoding DedA family protein has product MFERILEILTGLGLPGLFVGVFLEALGLPFPGSVLVALAGFLSRQGELNLIIAWLVALLAYLLGSVSAFSLGRYLGEPFLKKWGKYLGVTSDRLAKVQELLTDSAPGYIIGGRFIPTVGNITPYVAGLSGIDIKRFLLFDSIHAVLWLTTFLGAGALLGRNWQKIINGSWFTWLTVAVAVLLVLYLAWQLWSAKEKNKL; this is encoded by the coding sequence TTGTTTGAACGGATTTTGGAAATTCTCACCGGTTTGGGACTGCCGGGACTATTTGTGGGAGTATTTTTGGAAGCCCTGGGTTTGCCCTTTCCCGGTAGTGTGCTGGTGGCCTTGGCAGGGTTCCTGTCCCGCCAGGGTGAGTTAAATCTGATTATTGCCTGGCTGGTGGCCCTGCTGGCCTACCTCCTGGGCTCTGTATCAGCCTTTTCCCTGGGACGTTATCTGGGCGAACCTTTTCTCAAGAAATGGGGCAAATATCTGGGGGTTACCTCCGACCGTTTGGCTAAGGTACAGGAATTGTTAACCGACTCTGCTCCGGGCTATATTATTGGCGGCAGATTCATACCCACTGTGGGCAATATCACCCCCTATGTGGCGGGGCTCAGCGGCATTGATATCAAAAGATTTCTGCTCTTTGATTCCATTCACGCTGTCCTTTGGCTAACGACCTTTTTAGGGGCAGGGGCCTTACTGGGCAGAAACTGGCAAAAAATAATAAATGGCTCCTGGTTTACCTGGCTGACAGTGGCAGTGGCGGTGCTGCTGGTCCTTTACCTGGCTTGGCAGCTATGGTCAGCCAAGGAGAAGAATAAATTATAA
- the pyk gene encoding pyruvate kinase, with amino-acid sequence MRRTKIVCTIGPASENVETLKKMMLAGMNVARLNFSHGSHEDHGRRIAAIRQAAAEVGKNIAIMLDTKGPEIRLKTFANPPVTLEKGQRFTLTTRDVVGDNTIVSVTYQDLPKDVKPGSRVAVADGLIEMEVEAVEGEDVHCRVINGGQLSNQKGVNLPGVKVNLPSITERDIADIRFGLEQGVDFIAASFIRKAADVLAIRQIVEEHGSDVDIIAKIESSEGVDNLDEIINVADGIMVARGDLGVEIPAEEVPVLQKTMIERCNLAGKPVITATQMLESMTQNPRPTRAEASDVANAIFDGTDAIMLSGETAAGKYPVQAVETMARIAQRAELAVDFDDLLEVRGATIQRTVTDGISHAVCTIAKELRVTAIITATASGHTARMIAKYRPKVPVIAVTPRPKVLRKLCLVWGVEPLAIGDVNGTDEMIASSVDVALAAGLISGGDLVVITAGVPVGVHGTTNMMKVHTVSTVLAQGTGIGRRSVTGKVRICHTAEEALDKVQPGDILVTMSTDRDFVPCMERAAAVITEEGGLTSHAAIVGLEFGIPVIVGVDNATQKLPDGEVVTVDGQRGLIYGGVAKVIG; translated from the coding sequence ATGCGGCGTACCAAAATTGTATGTACCATCGGACCGGCCAGTGAAAATGTGGAAACTTTAAAAAAAATGATGCTGGCAGGCATGAATGTAGCCAGACTTAATTTTTCCCATGGTAGCCACGAAGACCACGGCAGAAGAATAGCAGCCATCCGCCAAGCGGCGGCAGAGGTGGGTAAAAATATTGCTATTATGTTGGATACCAAGGGACCGGAAATACGTTTAAAAACCTTTGCCAATCCACCGGTTACCCTGGAAAAGGGCCAGAGGTTTACCCTGACCACCAGAGATGTGGTGGGGGACAATACCATTGTCTCAGTTACCTATCAGGATTTACCCAAGGATGTAAAACCAGGCAGCCGGGTGGCGGTGGCTGACGGCTTAATTGAAATGGAAGTGGAAGCAGTGGAGGGAGAGGATGTCCATTGTAGGGTTATCAACGGTGGACAGCTTTCCAACCAAAAGGGTGTTAATTTGCCCGGTGTCAAGGTGAATCTGCCTTCCATTACTGAGCGTGATATTGCCGATATTCGCTTTGGTTTGGAACAAGGGGTAGATTTTATAGCGGCTTCCTTTATTCGTAAGGCGGCGGATGTCTTAGCCATTCGGCAAATAGTGGAAGAGCATGGCAGTGATGTGGATATTATTGCCAAAATTGAAAGCAGTGAGGGTGTAGATAATCTGGATGAGATTATCAATGTGGCCGATGGGATCATGGTGGCCAGGGGTGACCTGGGTGTGGAAATCCCGGCAGAAGAGGTGCCGGTTCTCCAAAAGACCATGATTGAGCGCTGTAACCTGGCTGGTAAGCCGGTTATTACAGCTACCCAAATGCTGGAATCCATGACCCAAAATCCCCGACCTACCAGGGCCGAGGCTAGCGATGTAGCTAATGCCATTTTTGACGGCACTGATGCCATTATGTTGTCCGGTGAAACTGCTGCCGGTAAATACCCGGTACAGGCTGTGGAAACCATGGCCCGCATAGCCCAGCGGGCAGAGTTAGCGGTGGACTTTGATGATTTGCTGGAAGTACGTGGTGCCACCATTCAAAGAACCGTTACCGATGGTATTAGCCACGCTGTTTGTACCATTGCCAAGGAACTGCGGGTTACCGCCATTATCACTGCCACTGCCAGTGGGCATACAGCCAGGATGATTGCCAAGTACCGTCCTAAGGTACCTGTGATTGCCGTGACTCCCAGGCCTAAGGTATTAAGAAAGCTGTGTCTGGTTTGGGGCGTGGAACCCCTGGCCATTGGTGATGTAAACGGCACCGACGAAATGATTGCCAGCTCGGTGGATGTTGCCCTGGCGGCAGGACTTATCTCCGGGGGAGATTTAGTGGTGATTACCGCCGGAGTGCCCGTAGGTGTGCATGGTACCACCAATATGATGAAGGTACACACCGTAAGCACTGTTTTGGCACAGGGCACAGGTATAGGACGCCGCAGTGTTACCGGTAAAGTAAGAATTTGCCACACTGCCGAGGAAGCCCTGGACAAGGTACAACCTGGCGATATTCTGGTGACCATGTCCACCGATCGTGATTTTGTACCCTGTATGGAAAGAGCAGCAGCGGTGATTACCGAAGAAGGAGGCTTAACCTCCCATGCTGCCATTGTTGGTCTGGAATTTGGTATTCCCGTTATAGTGGGAGTAGATAACGCCACCCAAAAGCTACCCGATGGAGAAGTGGTCACCGTGGACGGCCAGCGGGGATTGATTTACGGTGGTGTGGCTAAGGTGATAGGATAA